The sequence AGGGAATACCCCAGGGGGGTATACGGTTCCGACATGTCGACGGGGCCGCTACCCGGCGATCCCACGAGGGGTTGTTGTCATGGAGCACATGCACGAGAGCCACGCAGGACATGAGGGCCACGAAGGCCACGAGAACCACCACGAGCACGCGCACGGTGTCGGCGGCTCCGTCAGTTGGGGCACGGCCGCCCGGGCGACCCTGCACTGCCTCACCGGATGCGCCATCGGCGAGGTGCTCGGCATGATCATCGGCACCGCGCTCGGCTGGGGGAACGTGCAGACGATGATCCTGGCGATCGTCCTCGCGTTCTTCTTCGGCTACGCCCTCACCCTGCGCGGGGTCCT comes from Streptomyces virginiae and encodes:
- a CDS encoding DUF4396 domain-containing protein; translation: MEHMHESHAGHEGHEGHENHHEHAHGVGGSVSWGTAARATLHCLTGCAIGEVLGMIIGTALGWGNVQTMILAIVLAFFFGYALTLRGVLAAGVDLRTAIRVALAADTLSIAVMELIDNGVIALWPGAMDAHLSEPLFWIVLAIALAAAFVITTPVNKWMIGRGKGHAVVHRYHH